One stretch of Ornithinimicrobium ciconiae DNA includes these proteins:
- a CDS encoding PRC-barrel domain-containing protein, producing MPINSEHLASLTDADVIDQNGDKVGGVGQIYLDDATGQPAWVSVKSGLFGLRESFVPLAAAEAAGGNIKVPYTKDFIKDAPRVDAENHLDDSQQATLFSYYGVDRSQAPSEPDSDAPDTTAAFGSEETAQELYDGRTEGAPVAVEDAADGAVTTEYTTPGGSDDPSEVMVADGGSDLGSGEVAAEPQSAPSHRDAAAIGAGAAAGAATTSDGPRSDADSPAQDDLDPVSGLAEQDVHAAGGNPDWAETHQAHYQQTNPAAQADWAAEQTPEEPVSTEWSVPTTDPAVEEKTDVDRGGYSSDRPAAHSSAYEGHGGAGAVETTAGAAPPTAGAETTAGETTAGGGGLGALDPTVDEGAVYAADAEATLTGDSDAAGDVDAGQFGTVQAATGDPASDAAVSGAAAQTGTGYPADVDESAGGGAGGAALGGAVVGGAAAGFAASDTETTAYEVPGAEQGAPITGAVPGAALGEDVESPADGATLPSGTDQGADSGEPDADAGEFDPGSGDEEAFGAEGYRPDRDGSGMTDEEREELNRARGAL from the coding sequence GTGCCGATCAACAGCGAACACCTTGCAAGCCTCACTGATGCCGACGTGATCGACCAGAACGGTGACAAGGTTGGCGGGGTCGGGCAGATCTACCTCGATGACGCCACGGGTCAGCCAGCGTGGGTGAGCGTCAAGAGCGGACTCTTTGGCCTGCGTGAGTCGTTTGTGCCGCTTGCCGCCGCGGAGGCCGCGGGCGGCAACATCAAGGTGCCCTACACCAAGGACTTCATCAAGGACGCCCCGCGCGTCGACGCCGAGAACCACCTGGACGACAGCCAGCAGGCCACGCTGTTCTCCTACTACGGGGTGGACCGGTCGCAGGCTCCCAGCGAGCCCGACTCGGACGCCCCGGACACGACCGCAGCCTTTGGCAGCGAGGAGACGGCCCAGGAGCTGTATGACGGACGCACCGAGGGTGCACCCGTCGCCGTCGAGGACGCAGCCGATGGTGCGGTCACCACGGAGTACACCACTCCGGGTGGTAGCGACGACCCGTCCGAGGTCATGGTCGCGGACGGGGGCAGCGACCTCGGGAGCGGTGAGGTGGCCGCTGAGCCGCAGTCTGCTCCGTCGCACCGGGACGCCGCCGCCATCGGTGCCGGTGCCGCAGCAGGGGCTGCGACGACGAGTGATGGTCCCCGCAGCGATGCGGACTCACCGGCGCAGGACGACCTCGATCCCGTGTCCGGCCTCGCCGAGCAGGACGTGCATGCCGCAGGTGGCAATCCGGACTGGGCTGAGACCCACCAGGCGCACTACCAGCAGACCAACCCCGCTGCCCAGGCCGACTGGGCTGCGGAGCAGACACCGGAGGAGCCGGTCTCGACCGAGTGGTCAGTGCCCACCACGGACCCCGCTGTCGAGGAGAAGACGGACGTGGACAGGGGTGGCTACTCGTCGGACCGGCCGGCTGCCCACTCCTCCGCCTATGAGGGCCACGGTGGCGCCGGAGCGGTCGAGACGACCGCGGGAGCCGCGCCGCCCACGGCTGGTGCTGAGACCACGGCTGGTGAGACCACAGCTGGTGGTGGTGGGCTAGGTGCGCTCGACCCGACCGTCGACGAAGGTGCCGTGTATGCCGCAGACGCCGAGGCGACTCTCACGGGCGACAGCGATGCCGCCGGGGACGTCGATGCCGGACAGTTCGGCACGGTCCAGGCGGCTACGGGTGACCCGGCCTCCGACGCCGCAGTGAGTGGCGCGGCAGCGCAGACCGGCACTGGCTATCCCGCGGACGTCGACGAGTCTGCGGGCGGCGGTGCAGGCGGTGCTGCCCTGGGTGGGGCCGTCGTCGGCGGCGCCGCGGCAGGGTTCGCTGCCAGCGACACCGAGACCACGGCCTATGAGGTGCCGGGGGCTGAGCAGGGTGCGCCGATCACTGGCGCCGTCCCGGGTGCCGCGCTGGGTGAGGATGTTGAGTCGCCTGCGGACGGCGCGACCCTGCCGTCCGGCACGGATCAGGGCGCGGACAGCGGTGAGCCCGATGCGGACGCTGGCGAGTTCGACCCGGGCAGCGGCGATGAGGAGGCGTTCGGCGCGGAGGGCTATCGGCCCGACCGCGACGGCTCTGGCATGACGGACGAGGAGCGCGAGGAACTCAACCGGGCTCGTGGGGCTCTGTGA
- the lexA gene encoding transcriptional repressor LexA, which translates to MADIHEMPDRDGRADLTARQEKVLHVIKDSVDQRGYPPSLREIGTAVQLASPSSVAYQLRMLERKGYLRRDPNRPRAIEVILPGSGEGSVAGYRRSTSGQPDGSELVSTTAGAGEIDYDETGIGDARPEATYVPVVGRIAAGGPILAEQAVEDVFPLPRQLVGDGELFLLQVVGDSMIDAAICDGDWVVVRRQEDAVNGDIVAALLDSEATVKTFKRTDGKLWLLPHNEAYDPIDGDDAVVLGKVTAVLRRV; encoded by the coding sequence ATGGCAGACATCCACGAGATGCCGGACCGCGACGGGCGGGCGGACCTCACGGCGCGCCAGGAGAAGGTGCTCCACGTCATCAAGGACTCGGTGGACCAACGCGGCTATCCGCCGAGCCTGCGGGAGATCGGGACTGCGGTGCAGCTCGCCTCCCCCTCCTCCGTGGCCTACCAGCTGCGGATGCTGGAGCGGAAGGGTTATCTGCGGCGCGACCCCAACCGTCCGCGCGCCATCGAGGTCATCCTGCCCGGCTCGGGAGAGGGCAGTGTCGCCGGTTATCGGCGCAGCACCTCAGGTCAGCCCGACGGCTCCGAGTTGGTCAGCACCACCGCGGGAGCCGGTGAGATCGACTATGACGAGACCGGCATCGGGGACGCCCGTCCCGAGGCGACCTATGTCCCGGTGGTTGGGCGCATCGCGGCTGGCGGGCCGATCCTGGCCGAGCAGGCCGTCGAGGACGTCTTCCCCCTCCCGCGCCAGCTCGTGGGCGATGGCGAGCTCTTCCTGCTCCAGGTGGTCGGTGACTCCATGATCGACGCCGCCATCTGCGATGGCGACTGGGTCGTCGTGCGACGCCAGGAGGACGCAGTCAACGGCGACATCGTCGCGGCGCTGCTCGACAGCGAGGCCACCGTCAAGACGTTCAAGCGCACGGACGGCAAGTTGTGGCTGCTCCCCCACAACGAGGCCTACGACCCCATCGACGGCGACGATGCCGTCGTGCTCGGCAAGGTCACCGCCGTGTTGCGACGCGTCTGA
- a CDS encoding glycoside hydrolase family 65 protein, with protein MGTTPPSSYGTPHYATGESPEYTADHERPLVDPPIDPLDRTRFPADEWRLVETAYSGADLGVTETIFAVGNGYLGLRGNVEEGRDTHAHGTFVNGFHETWKIQHAEDAFGLARVGQTIVNVPDPKVLKLYVEDEPLLLATADLEHYERSLDYRDGQLRRELIWRTSSGKRVKVTTTRMVSFTERHLALMTMDLEMLDGDAPIVISSQLLNRQDGFDEYHVKAAAMGEGLDPRKAEGFDRRVLDPQMQWVDGSRALLGYVCHESRMTLAVATEHVLETENRCEEHLAAGEDSSKHVFRIDAKQGVPIHLEKYAVYHTSRGVPVRELSDRCVRTLDRVRTTGLAQLHTDQRDWLTDFWARSDVETPGQPEVQQAIRFNLLQLAQASARAEAHGISAKGVSGSGYSGHYFWDTEIYVLPFLTYTAPQTARNTLRFRHLMLDSARLRARDMSQHGALFPWRTINGAEASAYFAAGTAQYHINADVAHSLMQYVRATGNREFLLNEGLDILVETARMWADLGFWSHNGDKHFHIHGVTGPDEYTTVVNDNLFTNVMARENLTNAVAAVTELRASDPRDYARAVMRLGLEDEEVHQWQRAAEAMFIPFDTELGVHPQDLHFLEREVWDLSQTPNDKRPLLLHFHPLVIYRFQVLKQADVVLAMFLAGQSFTLEDKRANFEYYDPITTGDSTLSAVVQSIVAAEVGYHEMALRYFYDGLFVDLDNRHGNTPDGIHVASTGGVWAGLVSGFGGMRDHEGVLRFDPRLPESWPELRWRLQWQGSRLHVVLRSDEIRFQVTDGDGEVPLEVRGQSLLVGTDEVVVALEGMGPRIDGILPATPVIGARTQEGQRLIPAHPRT; from the coding sequence ATGGGCACGACCCCACCCTCGTCCTACGGGACGCCGCACTACGCAACGGGCGAGTCGCCGGAGTACACCGCCGACCATGAGCGCCCCCTCGTGGACCCGCCGATCGACCCGTTGGACCGCACGCGCTTCCCGGCCGATGAGTGGCGTCTGGTCGAGACGGCCTACTCCGGTGCCGACCTCGGGGTCACCGAGACGATCTTTGCCGTCGGCAACGGCTACCTGGGGCTGCGTGGCAACGTCGAGGAAGGGCGCGACACCCACGCGCACGGCACCTTCGTCAACGGCTTCCACGAGACCTGGAAGATCCAGCACGCCGAGGACGCCTTCGGCCTCGCCCGGGTCGGGCAGACGATCGTTAACGTCCCGGACCCCAAGGTCCTCAAGCTGTATGTCGAGGACGAGCCCCTCCTGCTGGCCACGGCTGACCTGGAGCACTACGAACGGTCCCTGGACTATCGCGACGGCCAACTGCGCCGGGAGCTGATCTGGCGGACCTCCTCGGGCAAGCGGGTGAAGGTCACGACCACCCGGATGGTCTCCTTCACCGAGCGGCACCTGGCGCTGATGACCATGGACCTGGAGATGCTCGACGGGGACGCCCCGATCGTGATCTCGAGCCAGCTGCTCAACCGCCAGGACGGTTTCGACGAATACCACGTCAAGGCGGCAGCGATGGGCGAGGGCCTAGACCCCCGCAAGGCCGAGGGCTTTGACCGGCGCGTCCTGGACCCGCAGATGCAGTGGGTGGACGGCAGCCGAGCACTGCTGGGGTATGTCTGCCACGAGTCCCGCATGACGCTGGCGGTCGCCACCGAGCACGTCCTGGAGACGGAGAACCGGTGCGAGGAGCACCTGGCCGCCGGGGAGGACAGCTCCAAGCACGTCTTCCGCATCGACGCCAAGCAGGGCGTGCCGATCCACCTGGAGAAGTACGCCGTCTACCACACCTCACGCGGGGTCCCGGTGCGGGAACTGTCCGACCGGTGCGTGCGCACCCTCGACCGGGTCCGCACCACCGGCCTGGCCCAACTGCACACCGACCAGCGGGACTGGCTGACCGACTTCTGGGCCCGCTCCGACGTGGAGACACCCGGCCAGCCCGAGGTGCAGCAGGCCATCCGGTTCAACCTCCTCCAGCTCGCTCAGGCCTCGGCCCGTGCCGAGGCGCACGGCATCTCCGCCAAGGGGGTCAGCGGCTCCGGTTATAGCGGCCACTACTTCTGGGACACCGAGATCTATGTGCTGCCGTTCCTGACCTACACGGCCCCGCAGACCGCGCGCAACACGCTGCGCTTCCGGCACCTCATGCTGGACTCCGCCCGGCTGCGGGCCCGGGACATGTCGCAGCACGGGGCACTCTTTCCGTGGCGCACCATCAACGGCGCCGAGGCGTCGGCATACTTCGCGGCCGGGACCGCGCAGTATCACATCAACGCCGACGTGGCCCACTCCCTCATGCAGTATGTGCGTGCCACGGGCAACCGTGAGTTCCTCCTCAACGAGGGCCTGGACATCCTCGTCGAGACCGCCCGGATGTGGGCCGACCTCGGCTTCTGGTCGCATAACGGCGACAAGCACTTCCACATTCACGGGGTGACCGGGCCGGACGAGTACACCACCGTGGTCAACGACAACCTGTTCACCAACGTGATGGCCCGCGAGAACCTGACCAATGCCGTCGCCGCGGTCACCGAGCTGCGCGCCTCGGACCCGCGCGACTATGCCCGGGCCGTGATGCGGCTGGGGCTGGAGGATGAGGAGGTCCACCAGTGGCAACGTGCTGCCGAGGCGATGTTCATCCCGTTCGACACCGAGCTGGGTGTGCACCCGCAGGACCTGCACTTCCTCGAGCGCGAGGTGTGGGACCTGTCCCAGACCCCCAACGACAAACGTCCGCTGCTGCTGCACTTCCACCCGTTGGTGATCTATCGCTTCCAGGTTTTGAAGCAGGCGGATGTGGTGCTGGCGATGTTCCTGGCTGGCCAGTCCTTCACGCTGGAGGACAAGCGGGCAAACTTCGAGTACTACGACCCGATCACCACCGGTGACTCGACCCTCTCCGCCGTGGTGCAGTCCATCGTGGCCGCCGAGGTCGGCTATCACGAGATGGCGCTGCGCTACTTCTATGACGGCCTGTTCGTCGACCTGGACAACCGCCACGGCAACACCCCGGACGGCATCCACGTGGCCTCCACAGGAGGTGTCTGGGCAGGGCTCGTGTCCGGGTTCGGCGGGATGCGTGACCACGAGGGCGTCCTGCGCTTCGACCCGAGGCTGCCCGAGTCCTGGCCGGAGCTGCGCTGGCGCCTCCAGTGGCAGGGCTCGCGGCTGCACGTCGTGCTGCGCTCGGACGAGATCCGCTTCCAGGTCACCGACGGAGACGGGGAGGTCCCGCTGGAGGTGCGTGGCCAGTCCCTGCTGGTGGGCACCGACGAGGTCGTGGTGGCCCTCGAGGGCATGGGCCCCCGCATCGACGGCATCCTTCCTGCAACCCCCGTGATCGGCGCCCGCACCCAGGAGGGTCAGCGACTCATCCCGGCCCACCCACGCACCTGA
- a CDS encoding HAD family hydrolase: MQWDNYDAALFDLDGVLTPTAEVHMSAWARMFSDFLTARGVSQPYTEDDYFAHIDGRPRYEGVAAMLASRGIELPHGSPEDSPSVETVCGLGNRKNELFTEVLRSEGITAYAGSLALLDHLEQVGVKMAVVSSSKNAPEVLRAAGIADRFPVVVDGVVATERGLPGKPRPDTYTHAAEQLGVPSTRSVVLEDAVSGVQAGAAGDFGLVVGVDRGAGAESLRRHGAEVVVSDLAELIGDN; encoded by the coding sequence GTGCAGTGGGACAACTATGACGCCGCCCTGTTCGACCTGGACGGGGTCCTGACACCCACGGCCGAGGTGCACATGAGCGCCTGGGCCCGGATGTTCAGCGACTTCCTGACCGCTCGGGGGGTGAGCCAGCCCTACACCGAGGACGACTACTTCGCCCACATCGACGGCCGACCCCGCTATGAGGGGGTGGCCGCGATGCTGGCCTCGCGGGGCATCGAGCTGCCGCACGGCAGCCCCGAGGACAGCCCGAGCGTCGAGACGGTGTGCGGCCTGGGCAACCGCAAGAACGAGCTGTTCACCGAGGTGCTGCGCAGCGAGGGCATCACCGCGTATGCCGGGTCGCTGGCCCTGCTGGACCACCTCGAGCAGGTGGGGGTCAAGATGGCGGTCGTGTCATCCTCCAAGAACGCTCCCGAGGTGCTGCGCGCCGCCGGCATCGCGGACCGCTTCCCGGTCGTCGTCGACGGGGTGGTGGCCACGGAGCGGGGACTGCCCGGCAAGCCCCGACCCGACACCTACACCCATGCGGCCGAGCAGCTCGGCGTGCCCTCGACCCGCTCCGTGGTGCTCGAGGACGCGGTCAGCGGGGTCCAGGCGGGCGCGGCTGGTGACTTCGGACTGGTCGTGGGCGTCGATCGTGGGGCGGGCGCGGAGTCGCTGCGCCGCCACGGTGCCGAGGTGGTCGTGAGCGACCTCGCCGAGTTGATCGGAGACAACTGA
- a CDS encoding S1C family serine protease, giving the protein MTATIPLLALLATACSSDPSPGVDPVSDAPTSDAAPVTAAPADAPDQAPVTAAPVAAPGSSIAAFSDAQPAIIQIEAMGGTRDPELGGMVTGGRGSGFLLSADGLALTNNHVVTGAATLKVYVGGDTTKSYNARVIGASECNDLALIDISEDAPLPYLDWATEPATVGQEIYVAGFPLGDPEYTLTRGIISKAQADGEGLSWASIDRTIEHDAQAHPGNSGGPLLNPQGQVMGIHYSGAATEHQTRLGYAIDHQLAQIVLGHLQQGDYESLGIAATPVFDEGLGISGIWVNGVKPGSPAAKAKVVPGDIITALNGLPMAMDGDMDDYCDVLRTAGDNAPMAIEVLRWDTQEVLRGELNNPNEQDQAMVPVMSFAQEIGDDMSDGGEDEYTYEQVVDDTNSILIEVPTEWSDHLTTPGVISPGQPFIQAAASIEGLDTTWTEPGLIYTVVETTEDLEGLIDGLDFAADCEDDGLQEYTDGLYTGFYHRYSNCGGSGNQVMALAATPNDQSFTALLLVQMMYDRDALALDHAFATFNYYAD; this is encoded by the coding sequence ATGACCGCCACCATCCCGTTGCTCGCCCTGCTCGCAACCGCGTGCAGCAGCGACCCGTCGCCGGGGGTGGATCCGGTCTCCGACGCGCCCACCTCGGATGCAGCCCCCGTGACGGCAGCACCGGCCGACGCTCCGGACCAGGCGCCGGTGACCGCCGCTCCCGTCGCTGCCCCCGGCAGCTCGATCGCCGCCTTCAGCGACGCCCAGCCGGCCATCATCCAGATCGAGGCCATGGGGGGCACCCGCGACCCTGAGCTGGGCGGCATGGTCACCGGTGGGCGCGGCAGCGGCTTCCTGCTCAGCGCCGACGGCCTCGCGCTGACCAACAACCACGTCGTGACCGGCGCCGCCACGCTCAAGGTCTATGTCGGCGGGGACACCACCAAGAGCTACAACGCCCGGGTCATCGGCGCCTCCGAGTGCAACGACCTGGCACTCATCGACATCAGCGAGGACGCTCCCCTGCCCTACCTGGACTGGGCGACCGAGCCCGCCACCGTCGGGCAGGAGATCTACGTCGCTGGCTTCCCCCTGGGCGACCCGGAGTACACCCTGACCCGCGGCATCATCTCCAAGGCCCAGGCCGACGGCGAGGGCCTGAGCTGGGCCTCGATCGACCGCACCATCGAGCACGACGCGCAGGCGCACCCGGGCAACTCCGGTGGGCCGCTGTTGAACCCGCAGGGTCAGGTGATGGGCATCCACTACTCCGGGGCCGCCACCGAGCACCAGACGCGTCTCGGCTATGCCATCGACCACCAGCTGGCCCAGATCGTGCTAGGTCACCTGCAGCAGGGTGACTACGAGTCGCTCGGCATCGCCGCGACCCCCGTTTTCGACGAGGGCCTGGGCATCAGCGGCATCTGGGTCAACGGCGTGAAGCCTGGGTCACCCGCAGCCAAGGCCAAGGTTGTCCCCGGCGACATCATCACCGCCCTGAACGGTCTGCCGATGGCGATGGACGGCGACATGGACGACTACTGCGACGTCCTGCGGACCGCCGGTGACAACGCACCGATGGCCATCGAGGTGCTGCGCTGGGACACCCAGGAGGTGCTGCGCGGTGAGCTGAACAACCCCAACGAGCAGGACCAGGCCATGGTCCCGGTGATGTCCTTCGCCCAGGAGATCGGTGACGACATGTCCGACGGCGGGGAGGATGAGTACACCTACGAGCAGGTCGTCGACGACACCAACTCGATCCTCATCGAGGTGCCCACGGAGTGGTCCGACCACCTCACCACCCCAGGAGTGATCAGCCCTGGTCAGCCCTTCATCCAGGCAGCTGCCAGCATCGAGGGCCTGGACACCACCTGGACCGAGCCCGGTCTGATCTACACCGTGGTCGAGACCACCGAGGACCTTGAGGGCCTCATCGACGGCCTGGACTTCGCCGCCGACTGCGAGGACGACGGACTTCAGGAATACACCGACGGGCTCTACACCGGCTTCTACCACCGCTACAGCAACTGCGGCGGCTCCGGCAACCAGGTGATGGCCCTCGCGGCCACACCCAACGACCAGTCGTTCACTGCGCTGCTGCTGGTGCAGATGATGTATGACCGGGACGCCCTGGCCCTCGACCACGCCTTCGCCACGTTCAACTACTACGCCGACTGA
- a CDS encoding RecQ family ATP-dependent DNA helicase — protein sequence MTHEALQALRRLVGRDDADFRDGQLEAVEALVERRERVLVVQRTGWGKSAVYFVATALRRQQGAGPTIIVSPLLALMRDQIEAARRAGISAVSMNSANAEEWGAVRQQLADDAVDVLLVSPERLNNPRFREEQLPDLAARCGLLVVDEAHCISDWGHDFRPDYRRIRTLLAGLPAQTPVLATTATANERVVHDVVEQLSVGADGSTRQVSTIRGPLARASLRLGVLELETPERRIAWLLAHLGDLPGSGIVYALTVSAAEDLAASLTRAGHTVAAYTGRTDPADRLELERRLRDNEVKALVATSALGMGFDKPDLGFVVHLGAPSSPVAYYQQVGRAGRATDNAEVLLLPGVEDRNIWAYFASASMPKQEHADAVLTALAGSAKPLSTASLETQVDVRRTRLELLLKVLDVEGAVEKVQGGWTSTGQPWTYDAERYERVAEAREREQQLMLDYQRTQSCRMAFLQGTLDDATAAPCGRCDTCAGAWFPTEIPTEAVDLAMGQLARVGVPLQARAQWPSGMDRLGVPVRGKISPEESMTTGRALARVSDLGWGQRVRELVQGPDTAVPEQIVNAVTKVLADWDWAQRPVAIVSVPSRSHPELVGSFARRLGELGRLPYLGELTAPHGGPTGEAGGNSAFRLAGVWDQFDVGPELAQQLAGLRGPILLVDDLVDSRWTMTVAARALRLAGADAVLPLALAQAG from the coding sequence ATGACTCATGAGGCGCTGCAGGCACTCCGACGGCTCGTCGGCCGCGACGACGCTGACTTCCGTGACGGCCAGCTCGAGGCTGTCGAGGCGCTGGTCGAGCGTCGGGAGCGGGTCCTGGTGGTCCAGCGCACCGGGTGGGGCAAGTCGGCCGTCTACTTCGTGGCCACGGCGCTGCGTCGACAGCAGGGGGCGGGACCGACCATCATCGTCTCCCCGCTGCTGGCGCTGATGCGTGATCAGATCGAGGCGGCCCGTCGAGCCGGCATCAGCGCCGTGTCGATGAACTCCGCCAATGCCGAGGAGTGGGGCGCGGTCCGGCAGCAACTGGCCGATGACGCCGTCGACGTGCTCCTGGTCAGCCCGGAGCGGCTCAACAACCCTCGCTTCCGCGAAGAGCAGCTGCCCGACCTGGCCGCCCGGTGCGGACTCCTCGTGGTCGACGAGGCGCACTGCATCAGCGACTGGGGCCACGACTTCCGTCCCGACTACCGCCGCATCCGCACCCTGCTGGCTGGGCTGCCCGCACAGACCCCCGTGCTGGCCACGACCGCGACCGCCAACGAGCGTGTGGTGCACGACGTCGTCGAGCAGCTGTCCGTCGGTGCCGACGGGTCGACCCGTCAGGTCAGTACGATCCGGGGGCCGCTGGCCCGGGCCTCGCTGCGGCTGGGCGTGCTCGAGCTGGAGACTCCGGAGCGGCGCATCGCCTGGCTGCTCGCGCACCTGGGAGATCTGCCGGGCAGCGGCATCGTCTATGCGCTGACCGTCTCTGCGGCCGAGGACCTGGCGGCGTCCCTGACTCGAGCAGGGCACACCGTCGCCGCCTACACCGGCCGCACCGACCCCGCAGACCGGCTCGAGCTGGAGCGCCGGCTGCGGGACAACGAGGTCAAGGCCCTGGTCGCCACCAGCGCGCTGGGCATGGGCTTTGACAAGCCCGACCTCGGGTTTGTCGTCCACCTCGGGGCCCCGAGCTCCCCGGTCGCCTACTACCAACAGGTCGGCCGTGCCGGGCGGGCCACCGACAACGCCGAAGTGTTGCTCCTGCCGGGAGTGGAGGACCGCAACATCTGGGCCTACTTCGCCTCCGCGTCGATGCCGAAGCAGGAGCACGCCGACGCTGTGCTCACGGCGCTCGCCGGCTCCGCCAAGCCACTGTCGACAGCCTCGCTGGAGACGCAGGTCGACGTGCGTCGCACCCGCTTGGAGCTGCTGCTCAAGGTGCTCGACGTCGAGGGTGCCGTGGAGAAGGTCCAGGGTGGGTGGACCTCGACCGGCCAACCGTGGACCTATGACGCTGAGCGTTATGAGCGGGTCGCGGAGGCGCGGGAGCGTGAGCAGCAGCTGATGCTGGACTACCAGCGCACCCAGAGCTGCCGGATGGCCTTCCTGCAGGGGACGCTGGACGACGCGACCGCGGCGCCCTGTGGCCGGTGCGACACCTGCGCCGGCGCGTGGTTTCCCACCGAGATCCCGACCGAGGCGGTTGACCTGGCGATGGGACAGCTCGCCCGGGTCGGGGTGCCGCTGCAGGCGCGAGCGCAGTGGCCCTCCGGCATGGACCGCCTCGGGGTGCCGGTCCGCGGCAAGATCTCCCCGGAGGAGTCGATGACCACCGGGCGGGCGCTGGCCCGGGTCTCCGACCTGGGGTGGGGGCAGCGGGTCCGTGAGCTCGTCCAGGGGCCGGACACCGCGGTGCCCGAGCAGATCGTCAACGCGGTGACCAAGGTGCTGGCTGACTGGGACTGGGCTCAGCGCCCGGTGGCGATCGTCTCGGTCCCCTCCCGCAGCCACCCCGAGCTGGTCGGCTCCTTCGCCCGACGACTCGGCGAGCTGGGGCGGTTGCCCTACCTGGGCGAGCTCACCGCTCCGCACGGCGGACCCACGGGGGAGGCGGGCGGCAACAGCGCCTTCCGCCTGGCCGGTGTGTGGGACCAGTTCGACGTCGGACCCGAGCTGGCGCAGCAGCTCGCCGGGCTGCGCGGCCCGATCCTGCTCGTCGACGACCTGGTCGACTCTCGCTGGACGATGACAGTGGCCGCCCGCGCGCTGCGGCTGGCCGGCGCTGACGCGGTCCTCCCACTGGCCCTCGCCCAGGCCGGCTGA